One genomic segment of Rivularia sp. PCC 7116 includes these proteins:
- the apcB gene encoding allophycocyanin subunit beta, with amino-acid sequence MQDAVTNLIKNYDVTGRYFDRNAVDSLKSYFESGTQRIQAAAAINANAAFIVKEAGVKLFEEQPELIRPGGNAYTTRRYAACLRDMDYYLRYATYALVAGSMDVLDERVLQGLRETYNSLGVPISPTVAGIQIMKDMVKEQVASAGISDTSFVDEPFDYMTRELSETDV; translated from the coding sequence ATGCAAGATGCCGTAACAAATTTAATTAAGAATTATGATGTTACCGGACGGTATTTTGATAGAAATGCAGTAGATTCGCTCAAATCGTATTTTGAGAGTGGCACCCAAAGAATACAAGCTGCTGCTGCTATCAATGCCAACGCAGCATTTATAGTCAAGGAAGCTGGCGTTAAGTTATTTGAAGAGCAGCCCGAATTAATTCGTCCTGGTGGAAACGCTTATACAACTCGTCGTTATGCAGCTTGTCTGCGAGACATGGATTACTATTTGCGTTACGCTACCTATGCTTTAGTTGCTGGCAGCATGGATGTGCTAGACGAGCGAGTACTGCAAGGTTTACGCGAAACTTACAATTCTTTAGGAGTTCCGATTTCTCCTACCGTTGCCGGTATCCAAATCATGAAAGATATGGTTAAAGAGCAAGTAGCTTCTGCGGGTATTTCTGATACTAGCTTTGTGGACGAGCCTTTTGACTATATGACAAGAGAATTGAGCGAAACGGACGTTTAA
- the patX gene encoding heterocyst-inhibiting protein PatX, which produces MRKAISLLATSIVFGSLAVNFQGIGNSLETEMFSTSVEQELLLSRSNPRKPRTPHRGSGRREFMGYSNHA; this is translated from the coding sequence ATGCGTAAAGCCATTTCACTTTTAGCTACAAGTATCGTATTCGGCTCCTTAGCTGTTAACTTCCAAGGAATTGGAAACTCTTTAGAAACAGAAATGTTTTCTACTTCTGTAGAGCAAGAATTACTATTGAGTAGATCCAACCCACGCAAGCCTAGAACACCTCATCGAGGTAGCGGACGCAGAGAATTTATGGGATATTCCAACCACGCTTAA
- the glnA gene encoding type I glutamate--ammonia ligase yields the protein MTTPQEVLKMIQDQKIQMIDLKFIDMPGIWQHLTMFQDQIDESSFTDGVPFDGSSIRGWKAINESDMSMVLDPNTAWIDPFMKEPTLSIVCSIKEPRTGEWYDRCPRVIAQKAVDYLKSVGVGDTAFFGPEAEFFIFDDVRFDQTQNAGYYYVDSVEGRWNSGKEEGPNLGYKPDYKGGYFPVSPTDTSQDMRTEMLLEMAKCGVPIEKHHHEVATGGQCELGFRFGKLIEAADWLMIYKYVIKNVAKKYGKSVTFMPKPVFQDNGSGMHTHQSIWKDGKPLFAGDKYAGMSEMGLHYIGGILKHAPALLAFTNPSTNSYKRLVPGYEAPVNLAYSQGNRSASVRIPLAGDNPKAKRLEFRCPDATCNPYLAFAAMLCAGLDGIKNKIDPGEPLDKNIYELSPEELASVPSTPGSLDLALEALERDHDFLTQGEVFTEDFIENWIAYKLDTEVNPMRLRPHPYEFSLYYDC from the coding sequence ATGACAACCCCACAAGAAGTCTTGAAAATGATTCAAGACCAAAAAATTCAGATGATAGATCTGAAATTCATCGATATGCCAGGTATTTGGCAGCATTTAACAATGTTTCAAGACCAAATCGATGAAAGTTCTTTCACCGATGGTGTACCATTTGACGGTTCGAGTATTCGGGGTTGGAAAGCCATTAACGAGTCAGATATGTCAATGGTGCTAGATCCAAATACTGCCTGGATCGACCCCTTCATGAAAGAACCGACTCTGAGCATTGTATGTAGCATCAAAGAACCCCGCACGGGTGAATGGTACGACCGTTGTCCTCGGGTGATTGCTCAGAAAGCGGTTGATTATTTAAAATCAGTCGGTGTTGGTGATACAGCATTTTTTGGGCCAGAAGCTGAATTTTTCATCTTTGACGATGTTCGTTTTGACCAAACCCAGAATGCAGGCTATTACTATGTAGATTCCGTAGAAGGTCGTTGGAATTCTGGTAAAGAGGAAGGCCCTAACCTCGGTTACAAGCCAGATTATAAGGGAGGTTATTTCCCAGTTTCTCCAACCGACACTTCGCAAGATATGCGGACAGAAATGTTGCTAGAAATGGCAAAATGTGGCGTTCCGATTGAGAAGCATCACCATGAAGTCGCAACAGGTGGTCAGTGCGAATTAGGCTTCCGCTTCGGTAAGCTAATCGAAGCTGCTGACTGGTTGATGATTTACAAGTACGTTATCAAAAACGTAGCTAAGAAATACGGTAAATCAGTTACCTTCATGCCTAAGCCAGTATTTCAAGATAACGGCTCCGGTATGCATACCCACCAATCCATTTGGAAAGATGGTAAGCCTTTATTCGCAGGTGATAAGTACGCGGGAATGAGCGAAATGGGACTTCACTACATTGGTGGAATTCTTAAGCACGCACCAGCACTATTAGCATTCACCAACCCCAGCACTAACTCTTACAAGCGCTTAGTACCCGGTTACGAAGCACCAGTAAACTTGGCTTACTCCCAAGGGAACCGTTCCGCTTCCGTGCGTATTCCTCTTGCTGGAGACAATCCCAAAGCCAAGCGTTTAGAGTTCCGCTGTCCTGATGCAACTTGTAACCCCTATCTAGCCTTTGCTGCGATGCTCTGTGCTGGTTTAGATGGTATTAAAAACAAAATTGATCCCGGCGAACCTTTAGATAAGAATATCTATGAACTTTCTCCTGAAGAGTTAGCCTCCGTTCCTTCTACACCAGGTTCTTTGGATTTGGCTCTAGAAGCTCTTGAAAGAGACCATGATTTCTTAACCCAAGGCGAGGTATTCACCGAAGACTTCATTGAAAACTGGATTGCTTACAAACTAGACACTGAAGTTAACCCCATGCGCTTACGTCCTCATCCCTACGAATTTTCTCTATATTACGATTGTTAA
- a CDS encoding FAD-dependent oxidoreductase, which yields MENQIYTTDVLVVGGGTGGTTAAIQAARRGAKTILVSEFPWLGGMLTSAGVCAPDGNELEAFQTGIWGDYLKELQQRQPGGLDNCWASLFSYHPQIGAQIFADWVAQLTNLQWFWGQVPLEVLSEDNCVKGVRFADFIVEAKITLDGTELGDLLALADIPFRWGWELQSEFNEPSAPVTHNSLTAKYPVQAPTWVVIMQDYCENLAPAITPASNYDSSLFAGAWDDYGAEKFLNYGSLGNGLLMINWPNCGNDYGEGLGRLVESEQAKSEFLYECRNYSQNFAHFIQSSLGRRYGLADNVFPTIKNHSGAFAFHPYYRESRRLVGLTTVKEQDILPVSGTNAAPLYPDSIAIGNYPNDHHYPGVKFELQPKSIRWGGRVTGTPFSIPYGCLVPAKADGLLVCEKNISVSHIANGATRLQPVVMNIAQAAGMAAAMCIELNIQPRNLPVRALQQALLNDARSPAAIVPLFNSLPSHPDWLKEQLYYLDNLHDYIAILTSGSTSYFKYSYGTATRSKLRNIYSVGGIFQRVYQQNYRFIFISTSVSKTYNYQLIALSPTINKRLCSLQNGSYLSISGSINHAANWLLVEHITKKTSTFNLE from the coding sequence ATGGAAAATCAAATCTACACCACCGATGTTTTAGTAGTCGGCGGTGGTACCGGGGGAACTACCGCAGCGATTCAAGCAGCGCGACGTGGTGCAAAAACTATTTTGGTAAGTGAATTTCCCTGGCTGGGAGGAATGTTAACTTCTGCTGGAGTTTGCGCTCCCGATGGTAACGAATTAGAAGCTTTTCAAACTGGGATTTGGGGTGATTATTTGAAAGAATTACAACAGCGACAACCGGGAGGATTGGATAACTGTTGGGCAAGTCTTTTTAGCTATCATCCCCAAATCGGGGCACAAATTTTTGCTGATTGGGTAGCTCAATTAACAAATCTGCAATGGTTTTGGGGACAAGTGCCGTTAGAAGTATTATCCGAAGATAATTGCGTTAAGGGAGTTAGATTTGCAGATTTTATCGTAGAAGCCAAAATTACTCTTGACGGTACCGAATTAGGAGATTTACTGGCTTTAGCCGATATACCTTTTCGCTGGGGTTGGGAATTACAATCTGAATTCAATGAACCCAGCGCACCAGTTACACACAATTCTCTCACCGCAAAATACCCAGTACAAGCCCCTACTTGGGTAGTAATCATGCAAGATTACTGCGAAAATTTAGCTCCAGCAATTACACCAGCATCAAATTACGATTCATCCTTATTTGCAGGTGCTTGGGATGATTATGGTGCAGAAAAATTTTTGAATTATGGCAGCTTAGGAAATGGTCTTTTGATGATAAATTGGCCTAACTGTGGCAACGACTACGGCGAAGGCTTGGGGCGGCTGGTTGAATCAGAGCAAGCAAAAAGTGAGTTTCTTTATGAATGTCGTAATTATAGCCAAAATTTCGCTCATTTTATTCAATCTAGTCTTGGTCGTCGCTACGGCTTGGCTGACAATGTTTTTCCTACAATCAAAAATCATTCAGGTGCTTTCGCTTTTCATCCTTACTACCGAGAAAGCCGTCGTTTGGTAGGGCTAACTACGGTGAAGGAACAAGATATATTGCCAGTTTCTGGAACAAACGCAGCGCCTTTATATCCCGATAGTATAGCTATTGGAAACTATCCCAACGACCATCATTATCCAGGAGTAAAATTCGAGTTACAACCAAAATCAATCCGGTGGGGAGGGCGTGTTACGGGAACCCCTTTCAGCATTCCCTATGGTTGCTTGGTTCCAGCAAAGGCAGACGGTTTATTAGTCTGTGAAAAAAATATTTCCGTATCCCATATCGCCAACGGTGCTACCAGATTGCAGCCGGTGGTGATGAATATCGCTCAAGCCGCAGGAATGGCTGCGGCAATGTGTATTGAGCTAAACATTCAACCCAGAAATTTACCTGTAAGGGCATTGCAACAAGCTTTATTAAATGATGCGCGATCGCCTGCGGCAATAGTGCCTTTGTTCAATTCATTACCAAGTCATCCCGATTGGTTAAAGGAGCAACTGTATTATTTAGACAATTTGCATGATTATATTGCTATCCTTACTTCTGGTAGCACATCATATTTTAAGTACTCATACGGTACAGCAACTAGAAGTAAACTACGCAATATTTACTCTGTCGGCGGTATTTTCCAGCGTGTATATCAGCAAAATTACAGATTTATATTTATCTCTACATCTGTATCTAAAACATATAATTATCAGCTTATAGCTTTAAGCCCAACCATAAATAAAAGGTTGTGTTCCTTACAAAATGGCTCTTATCTCAGTATTAGCGGTTCCATTAATCATGCAGCTAACTGGTTATTAGTCGAACACATTACTAAAAAAACCAGCACATTTAATTTAGAGTAA
- a CDS encoding class I SAM-dependent methyltransferase — protein sequence MPDVLTKLTYQTFQQSKSIFGLAHKTLSTQLMNVLSPVNKKVTPIPAELLPKLQERLNNLLEADWEDAERGVYPKSLLFDNPWEDFFLYYPQVWMDLPQIWERAKSDKYQEFSPNIDTTDYPQYYVRNFHHQTDGYLSELSANLYDLQVEILFNGAADAMRRRILASLKQGLKVFADVSPRQQRILDIACGTGRTLKMIRAALPQASLFGADLSPTYLRKANQLLSENPGELPQLLQANAEELPYLDDYFHATTCVFLFHELPAAIRQRVINEAFRVTKPGGTFIICDSVQLSDSPEVEAAMQNFHETFHEPFYMNYVNDNLVERLENAGFNNIEIQVHHMSKYLIARKPSA from the coding sequence ATGCCAGACGTTTTAACAAAACTGACTTACCAGACATTTCAACAAAGTAAAAGTATTTTTGGTCTAGCTCACAAGACTCTCAGCACGCAGCTGATGAATGTGTTGTCTCCGGTGAATAAAAAAGTAACGCCGATTCCTGCGGAGTTATTACCCAAACTTCAAGAGCGTCTAAATAATTTATTAGAAGCAGACTGGGAAGATGCGGAGCGGGGAGTATACCCAAAAAGTCTGCTGTTTGATAATCCTTGGGAAGACTTTTTTCTGTACTATCCACAAGTATGGATGGATTTACCTCAAATTTGGGAGCGAGCTAAATCTGATAAATATCAAGAATTCTCTCCAAATATAGATACTACAGATTATCCCCAATATTACGTGCGGAATTTCCATCATCAAACCGATGGTTATTTAAGTGAATTATCTGCTAACTTGTACGATTTACAAGTGGAAATTCTTTTTAATGGTGCTGCTGATGCAATGCGACGCAGAATTTTGGCTTCATTAAAACAAGGGTTAAAAGTATTTGCAGATGTATCTCCACGCCAACAACGAATTTTAGATATAGCTTGCGGTACCGGGCGTACTTTAAAAATGATACGAGCAGCTTTACCTCAAGCATCACTATTTGGTGCCGACTTATCACCAACTTACTTGCGGAAAGCAAATCAACTGCTCTCAGAAAATCCGGGAGAATTACCCCAACTTTTACAAGCTAATGCCGAAGAGTTACCTTATTTAGATGACTATTTTCATGCTACAACTTGCGTTTTCCTTTTCCACGAGTTACCAGCAGCAATACGTCAGCGAGTAATTAATGAAGCTTTCCGAGTCACAAAACCGGGTGGAACTTTTATTATTTGCGATTCAGTTCAATTGAGTGATTCACCGGAAGTAGAAGCCGCAATGCAAAACTTCCACGAAACCTTCCACGAACCTTTCTACATGAATTATGTAAATGATAATTTAGTGGAACGTTTAGAAAATGCTGGTTTTAACAATATTGAAATACAGGTTCATCATATGAGCAAATATCTAATTGCTCGTAAACCCTCGGCATAA
- a CDS encoding TlyA family RNA methyltransferase, with translation MPDAQCPISNYQLPVKQRLDVLLVEKGLSSSRQQAQRLIQAGEVLVNDNLVDKPGTDIDVAAEIRVKQKSRFVSRGGEKLKKALDNFDISVEGRVCLDGGISTGGFTDCLLQSGAKLVYGIDVGYGQVDWRLRNDARVVLRERTNLRHLTPEDLYGFGEQETKKNKNSQNNHQKNLPPLSGIKEVYEREFPDLAVVDVSFISLTKVLPALWKLLQSPREALLLVKPQFEVGKNRVGKKGVVRNPNDQADAIFQVLQTATELGWCYKGLTWSPITGPAGNIEYLLWLESNLQTSSPDLPAIKQITSDAAGSFKQS, from the coding sequence ATGCCCGATGCCCAATGCCCAATTAGCAATTACCAGTTACCAGTGAAGCAGCGACTTGATGTTTTATTAGTAGAAAAAGGTTTATCTTCGTCTCGTCAGCAAGCACAGCGGTTAATTCAGGCTGGTGAAGTGTTGGTTAACGATAATCTTGTTGATAAGCCGGGGACGGATATTGATGTTGCTGCTGAAATTAGAGTTAAGCAGAAGTCGCGTTTTGTTTCTCGTGGTGGAGAAAAGTTAAAGAAGGCTTTAGATAATTTTGATATTTCTGTAGAAGGGCGTGTTTGTTTAGATGGCGGGATTTCTACAGGGGGGTTTACTGATTGCTTGCTACAATCGGGAGCTAAATTAGTTTACGGTATTGATGTTGGTTACGGACAAGTTGATTGGCGCTTGCGAAATGATGCACGGGTAGTTTTGCGCGAGCGTACTAATTTACGACATCTGACTCCGGAAGATTTATATGGATTTGGGGAACAAGAAACTAAAAAAAATAAGAATTCTCAAAATAATCATCAAAAAAATTTACCTCCCCTATCTGGGATAAAAGAGGTTTATGAAAGGGAATTCCCCGATTTGGCTGTGGTAGACGTGTCGTTTATTTCTCTAACTAAAGTTTTGCCCGCGCTATGGAAACTTTTGCAATCTCCTCGCGAAGCTTTGTTACTTGTGAAGCCGCAGTTTGAAGTTGGAAAAAACCGAGTCGGCAAAAAAGGAGTTGTACGCAATCCTAACGATCAAGCTGATGCCATTTTTCAAGTTTTGCAAACTGCTACAGAATTAGGATGGTGTTACAAAGGTTTAACTTGGTCTCCGATTACTGGCCCTGCTGGTAATATTGAGTATCTATTATGGTTGGAATCTAATTTGCAAACTTCATCACCCGATTTACCAGCTATTAAGCAAATTACTTCTGATGCTGCGGGCAGCTTCAAGCAAAGCTAA